A single Phaenicophaeus curvirostris isolate KB17595 chromosome 26, BPBGC_Pcur_1.0, whole genome shotgun sequence DNA region contains:
- the NXPH3 gene encoding neurexophilin-3, whose product MQLARSCILLLLQGSISLLVMGSSQGEPGKGTERREPKSQERARVQKMRGLLSPKSLFTPTLLQNTTLLDLGSGSRELWNILDNLSERDHAPHPRGQRDLGPASGKLKKIFGWGDFYSNIKTVKLNLLITGKVVDHRNGTVNVFFRHNSTGQGNISVSLVPPTKAVEFDLEQQIFIEAKESKIFNCRVEYEKVDRAKKTTLCTYDPSKTCYHEHTQSHVSWVCSKPFKVICIYITFYSIDYRLVQKVCPDYNYHSDVPYYPSG is encoded by the exons ATGCAGCTGGCTCGGAgctgcatcctcctcctcctccaggggAGCATCTCCCTGCTG GTGATGGGTTCAAGCCAAGGAGAACCAGGGAAAGGCACAGAGCGACGTGAACCCAAGAGCCAGGAGAGAGCTCGAGTGCAGAAGATGAGAGGGCTGCTCTCTCCAAAGTCCCTCTTCACTCCAACCTTACTGCAGAACACGACCCTCCTGGACCTGGGGAGCGGCTCGCGGGAGTTATGGAATATCCTAGACAACCTGTCCGAGCGGGACCACGCTCCACACCCCAGAGGACAAAGGGACTTGGGGCCGGCCTCAGGCAAGCTTAAAAAGATTTTTGGCTGGGGAGATTTCTATTCCAATATCAAGACAGTGAAGTTGAACCTCTTGATCACCGGAAAGGTGGTTGATCACAGGAACGGCACCGTCAACGTCTTCTTCCGACACAACTCTACGGGGCAAGGAAACATCTCGGTCAGCCTTGTCCCCCCAACCAAGGCGGTGGAGTTTGACCTGGAGCAGCAGATCTTCATCGAGGCCAAAGAATCCAAAATCTTCAACTGCCGCGTGGAGTACGAGAAAGTGGATCGTGCCAAGAAGACAACGCTCTGCACTTATGACCCGTCTAAGACCTGCTACCACGAGCACACCCAGAGCCACGTCTCCTGGGTCTGCTCGAAGCCCTTCAAAGTCATCTGCATCTACATCACCTTCTACAGCATAGACTACAGGCTGGTGCAGAAAGTGTGTCCCGACTACAACTACCACAGCGACGTCCCCTACTACCCCTCGGGATGA